In Sinorhizobium mexicanum, one DNA window encodes the following:
- a CDS encoding YoaK family protein: MKYYLRNLTAKERNEATDRHLAFYLTFVAGAANAGGFMAVNQYTSHMSGIVSAIADNMVLGNIALVVAGLAALFSFVAGAATSAILINWGRRLELQAEYALPLLFEAFLLICFAISGAFFHLSESIAVSATIMLLCFIMGLQNAIITKLSGARIRTTHVTGLVTDTGIEIGKLIYWNCDSAKSSRLHVRADRRKLRLLTSLIGLFLVGGICGALLFNKLGVSAALFLAAPLMLIAALPVIEDVRSALKR, translated from the coding sequence ATGAAATACTATCTCCGCAACCTGACTGCGAAGGAACGCAACGAGGCGACCGATCGCCATCTCGCCTTCTACCTGACATTCGTCGCTGGGGCTGCCAATGCTGGCGGCTTCATGGCTGTTAATCAATATACGTCGCATATGTCGGGCATCGTCTCGGCGATCGCGGACAACATGGTCCTTGGCAATATTGCACTGGTTGTTGCCGGCCTTGCCGCGCTCTTCTCCTTCGTTGCCGGCGCTGCCACCTCCGCCATCCTTATCAACTGGGGCCGACGGCTGGAGTTGCAGGCAGAATATGCGCTTCCGCTGCTGTTCGAGGCATTCCTGCTCATCTGCTTCGCGATAAGCGGGGCATTTTTCCACCTCAGCGAAAGTATCGCCGTATCGGCCACGATAATGCTTCTTTGCTTCATCATGGGGCTGCAGAACGCCATCATCACGAAGCTCTCCGGCGCAAGAATCCGCACCACTCACGTGACCGGCCTGGTGACCGACACGGGCATCGAGATCGGCAAGCTTATCTACTGGAACTGCGACAGCGCCAAGAGCTCCAGACTGCATGTCCGCGCCGACCGCCGCAAGTTGCGCCTTCTCACGTCCTTGATCGGGCTTTTCCTGGTCGGCGGGATCTGCGGCGCTCTTCTCTTCAACAAACTGGGCGTTTCTGCGGCGCTTTTTCTTGCCGCGCCCCTGATGCTCATCGCGGCGCTCCCCGTGATCGAGGACGTGCGGTCTGCCTTGAAGCGATAA